The DNA window ccagcgttttttaaaaatccaccttgtGGACGGGGCCTTTATCTATGTGTCATGAAGTTTAtgtatgtattcattcattcacgttcctcgccaaagacgcagaggccagttctgggtcggctgtctgctggtgggagaactctgatggacGTCGTTCTCCAGCAGGAACGGcggtcccggtcctctctcctgttattctcggagttgttctgcttagaAACGTTttcaacgcactgatgcggatacgtgtggacgaagctttttgaaaacgctaTCGTGTGGACGCGCATCGTTTTCGATGAGGGGtgaaaaaaagttgcgttttcaaaaagttccggcatttggacggggcctcaggagggctgcccatacttccctctccccagacgcATCTTCCAACTACTCCAGGGGGATCCCagggcgttcccaggccagccgagagacacaGTCCCTCCAatgtgtcctaggtcttccccgaggtttcctcccagtaggacatgcccggaacacctccccagggagccgtccaggaggcatccagaacaaatgaattaattactatgaattaaaatattaagaaatcaatcagatgacgtaccatcatgacaggcataaatcgactactgagtgcgcaaaatcccatgtagcacaggtaggctaatcatcacctgcagccagtgatggctaaggggggcgtgtcatcacgaattgacaggACGTGTCAaaagtacacagtgattcgtgtatgttcgacctccgtctccgccgaacccctgagacagactcaccgaacccctagggttcgatcgaacccaggttaagaaccactgtccCAGAACGTTAGTCATTGagattggatttttttgtttgttcatttgtgttaGAGGGTGCTGCTATGTTTTATGACCGCCAGAGGGTGGAGTTGGCTGTGATTTACTAATACATGTGACTGAAAGTGAAAGTTATTTGGTGCAGTCTCATCTGTTGACACCAATTTAATTTTGCTAGAATGGTTTTTTATGTGTTAGCCATAATCACGAGGCCTTCAGACTATTTTGAGAGGTATCATTATGGGACGGAACACTTATATGTAGTATTATGTTATTCCTGTAGGTGGCGATGAGCGCGCTTATTTAATACCACGAAGAAGAAAGTGTGCGGAAATACGTCAGTCTCCGAAACGGAAACTGAAAAATTTAACATGGACGGTGAGGGTATTGATCATgtaagtatatatttttttgccattttgtaGGTTTTATTGAAGTATTACCAAGATGTACTACAAATAGTGTTTAGTTTGAATAATCTCTGTAAATCTGCCACTTGAATTTAACGGACAAATTAGCTTTCAAATGTCACTTCCTCCCAAATAACTTGGTGTAGTGTAATATGCTGCCGGTTTGCTGTCTCATTGCAGCTAAGCTAACATCGCTAAGCTAGCAACCGCTGTAATTTTGAATGGATTGCTATCTTTAACTTTCAACACGGCGACAAGAGACGCACGAAGTAAATGAGGCTGTTTGCTGCAGTTCAAAGATGGCATTAATCGTTTTGATTTTTTCGTGTGTAAATTTGTAATTTACGTCTGATGTTGCTGACTAGGCTAGATGACATGTCAGTCACGACTGCGCTGCGGTGACGTTAATGTAGAATTATTCGGTTCATGAAGTCGAAAAGCTCAAAATTATTTCTCATGAATTCGTTATTGTTTTGAAAGCTCTGAATATTATCTAGATAATAGGTTTTTGAATGTGAGATTTGAGTCATTATTGTTTTACGTGGCTCCTGCTGTTCAATGAAACAAATTAGGAGAATCTGgaatttttctatatttttttcagatggaGATGGGGGAGAGTAAAGGTGGTTCAGGTCTGAGGCAGTACTACTTGTCCAAGATAGAAGAGTTGCAGGTGAGAGAATAATCTTCAAATTTTCAGACGAGTGTCTTGCATTGTAAATATTCCCTTAAGCTGTTCTTTTCTTAACAGTTGACGGTGAATGATAAGAGCCAGAATCTCAGACGTCTTCAGGCACAGAGAAATGAGCTTAATGCCAAGGGTACAAGTTCacaatttttgtgtcatttgtgtattttagaATATTTTCTCACATAATGAAACAAATACGTATAGAAACTTGTGAAAATCACTGTGTAAAAAtgttcacacaaaaacaatctgTCATTTCTCTCTCAGTGCGCCTTCTTCGGGAGGAGTTACAGTTGCTCCAGGAGCAGGGTTCCTACGTAGGAGAAGTGGTTAGGGTCATGGACAAAAAGAAAGTGTTGGTTAAGGTATTTTGTGTACACGTACTCTTCAGCACACAATGATTTTACAGATGAGAGTTttaatatatgtacatgtgttcTCACCAATCCTAGGTGCATCCAGAAGGAAAGTTTGTCGTGGATGTGGACAAGAATattgacatcaatgatgttagTATTAGTTGTTTCTTAATTATGGTGACACATTGTGGTTACttaaataattttcaaattGTTATCCTCAGTATAACAAAAATGAACGAGGTTCTCATTTGTAGCCATCATAAATAATACAAACTGAATAGAAGTGAGAACAAGTCACATTTGCTCCTCTATACAGTTCAGTTAAAGGATTTAATATTAAGCAGTATGAATCTTGAAGTAATCTTCCATTCCATTCTCTTGCACCAGGTCACTCCAAATTGCCGTGTGGCGCTGCGTAATGACAGCTACACCCTGCACAAAATCCTGCCCAACAAAGTGGACCCCCTGGTATCTCTCATGATGGTAGAGAAGGTGCCTGATTCCACCTATGAAATGATCGGTGGCTTGGATAAGCAGATCAAGGAGATCAAGGAAGTGATTGAGTTGCCTGTGAAGCATCCGGAGCTGTTTGAGGCTTTAGGAATTGCACAGCCCAAGGTGGGAGATTGATGAGAGCTGCGAACTTGTTTAAATCTGCATTCATTCTTAAGGAgatcttttctttttgacagAATGTCACCCATTTTAAAGACTGCAATGCAAAATCCGTTGTCATTGTTCCTTAAATGTCCTTTTTCTGATCATTTTGCAGTTATTCACTTTTCTTCATCGGTCATGTTTTGTCTCTACCCATGAGTGTGCAGACGTTTAGAATGTTATGTTACTGATGTTATGTTTTGACTGTGCAGGGTGTGCTTTTGTATGGTCCTCCTGGTACAGGGAAGACTCTGTTGGCCAGAGCTGTGGCCCATCACACCGACTGTACCTTCATCAGGGTATCCGGTTCTGAGCTGGTCCAGAAGTTCATTGGAGAAGGTGAGCGCTTCAGTCTCCACTTGATACAACATTCAaattgcaaatttttttttttcagaatattaAAGAGTATCTGGTTGTGTAACACGGGACACCTTTCTCTTATACCAGGTGCCCGCATGGTGCGTGAGCTGTTTGTCATGGCCAGGGAACACGCACCGTCTATCATTTTCATGGATGAGATTGACTCGATTGGGTCGTCTCGCCTGGAGGGAGGCTCAGGTGGTGACAGTGAGGTGCAGAGGACAATGTTGGAGCTGCTTAATCAGTTGGATGGCTTTGAGGCCACAAAGAATATCAAGGTATCAAAAAACCCTTTTGATCCAGCTATTGAAAGTATTTACACATTAATGATCTAAATATTACATAAGCAATTTATATTATTAATCTAAAATTCGCTTTTTTAGGTCATTATGGCCACCAACAGAATTGATATCCTGGACTCTGCTCTGCTCAGGCCAGGCAGGATTGACAGGAAGATTGAATTTCCCCCACCAAATGAAGAAGTAGGCTCTTGAaaagtaaattatttaaattttttttttttaacttatctAAACATATTCTACACCAATAGGCCCGTCTGGACATCCTGAAGATCCACTCCAGGAAGATGAACCTGACACGTGGCATTAATCTGAGGAAGATTGCGGAGTTGATGCCTGGAGCCTCTGGTGCTGAGGTCAAGGTGAGAATCAATCCATTAAGCCATAGCAGTAGCCGGGTAAACGGGAGAAAACAGCAGAGCTTACTCTTCTGTATTTTTCAGGGTGTTTGCACAGAGGCTGGCATGTATGCTCTGAGAGAAAGGAGAGTTCACGTCACCCAGGAGGACTTTGAGATGGCTGTGGCAAAGGTTTGTGTGACCAGTTGCCTGTGCAGTTTGTTTTCATTGACTTTACATTGATTCAAAAAGATTTGACAGaattgtcaaaatattgttCACCTCACATCATTGGCAACTGAACTAGACAGTACAACTTGTTGGTCCAAGATCACTGCCACGCCAGTTCATTAGAATAGATTAAGTGATGACTTATGTGCTCTCCTTAAAACTGCAATGTTGTGAAGATGTGATATTTTTATCTGCCTATTAAGACTGTGTTCTCTTCATCAGGTGATGCAGAAAGACAGCGAGAAGAACATGTCCATCAAAAAGTTGTGGAAGtaaaggttttgttttcttgtgcacAATGCAAACATgtatattttccttttgtttatcattgttattaCATAAGTAAATGGTTTCCCCAAATATGACTGAAAAGGCCTGTTCTATTTGCCAATCGTATTTAATTGAAACTTTCAAGTTAACAGTGACAAGACAGTCTAGGTTCAGTAGATAAATATCTTTAGAACTGGATTTGGCACCTCACTTAGCTGCTGTCATAGTAAGACATCTCACATAACAGATCTTTGCTATTCACGTACACCTGTCAGACCACTTATACAGACATGGTACATTTTTACAGAATCATTTAACACAAggatctgaaacaaatgatgttCAGACTTATGAAAATGGCTTTTGGTAACTGCAGATGTTTTGAAGCTGACTTTAGCCAACTATCACAAGTATCTGGAATGGTCAGCATGCAGGAAATGCTGGATCGCTCAGACACTTAGAAGGCCTCCCATAGTTTTCTGTCCTCACACATATGGTCCACTGATCCAAGCTGGACCAGTCCAGTTCCAGGTTAGCTTCTCACCCAGGACACAGGCACCCACTGGGGCACCATCTGCACCCTCTCCAGAATGACTTGAAGCTCAGCCAAGGCACTGGCTGGGTCCTCCTTCACCAGAACGTAGTCCACCCAGTGGCCGTAACACTCGTCCATCTTATCGGCTGAATGTTTCATTTCCTGTAGGTCCTCTTCCTACGGCACAAGGttgaaaaaaaacttgtttacaGTTCTTATGACTTGTTCAAACTTATTGTTCATTCAAGTTTTTGTGAATCTCACCGTGACCCCTAAGCTGAGGGAGCAAGATGAGCCGAGTGGTTTCCTTTGATCATAAATGTGGGGCCTTACAAAGATGACATATGGTTTGAACTCTGCTGTTCGTAGAGTTTTCAGTGCCTGCATGTggaaaataaatgcattcagTTCACCAGGCAGCTGGAACACCATCTTTGGTTCTGTACAGATTCCACCTGAGAATCACAAGTGTGCAACAAATAGGACTCAAAAAGGCATCAGGTTCAGATACTTTAGTCTGGAGAGTCCCAGAGTTCTCGGAGATAAATGCTGATGTGTCGGTTAAATCcagaaagttattttttttggtcacattttATTCCTGACTCTCAGACTGGATTTGTGGTGGCAGATCCAAAAACTGAAGAGATTGATcgcttattaaaaaaaattctccttcATGACTACTCTGGCCACGAGTCTGGAATTAGTCCTGAATATGCAATCAGAACATGGATGCACATGTGCACTGAATTAAAAGTATTATTACCGGTCAGGTAAAGACATAATGAGATGAGTTCACTGTGCTGCCGAGATACTGACCTCTGGTTGGAGATCCACCAGGCAGACCTTGTTTTGATTCAAAACCTTGTGAATGGACTCCAGACTGGTGCCATACAGATTATCTTTATACTCTCCAGACTCAATAAATCTGAAATACAACAGTGTCATGAATTAATCAGAACTGCAAAGAGATGTTCATTAATATCACAGACGCTCAGCAGTCCAGTACTCACTTGCCGTTCTGGATGTCGGCCTCAAAGGCTGCTCTGGAGATGAAGTGGTACTCCACTCCTTCTTTCTCATGACACTTCCTGGCTCGAGTGGTATCTTCAGGCACACAAGAAAAAGTGGTTCTATGATTTATACTGCAGTTATAAAACATGCATAAATATTACAAGTGTCATGTATTTCCTTGAACTGATAGATATTTGTAAAGATTCTCAGCCATCCAGGTTACGCTAGCTAGACCTCTGTGTTGAAGTTGCTGAACTTGTAGGAAATActtaatgttttgtttcacaTCATAACacctgtacagtaatccctcgcgtattCGAGCTttaagatgcccggcttcatcgcggatttttaggaggtagtcacatgataccgtacacgcattctattggctgacagcatccagaagtacACTgctttccgagactcacggacaAAACgtacttctgtgtattaaagaaaaacttaaaaactCGTTAAACAatctgtaagagtgtgggaaaagctaatacagatataaggtggttttaTATCATATATTTAATATCCCTATATACTTCGAAGGCCAGCATTACATCTACCACAGCATCTTAACCACATATATAACAAAGTAGAAAAGCCACACAATTAAATGAAAGGCACAAAAACTTACGTGGTACGGCCAAACCTAAATGGTGAGGGTTTTCTGCAATTGCCTTCTGTTTGAGCTCACTAATCCGAGCTCCCAGGGAACCTGTGAACACAGATTCACTGAATAGACATCATGTGACGACGAGATGAACAGCTGATAACATCTACAGcattttgagtttgttttttttaaaattgtggcCGCTCCTGCTCCCCATCCGTTGACATACCAATCAGCACAATTAGACGAGGCCTTTCACCGGGCCGGGAAAGATATTGTGTTACTTCTTCGTATATCAGGAGCCCTGTGTGATTGTAATTCTGAGTTCGAGGCTCTGCCGGTGAACTTGGCCAATCTTTCCTGGGGTTGAAGCTTCTGCGCAGTCCAGCTatgggaaaacatgcaaatgtaaGCTGGGCTGAGATTCACACACTAAATTTCTTTAAAAGTCTATTGCagtttcacacagaaaaaaactgtTACACACTTAAAGAGGTAATCTAACAATTCCATCCATTTAAAATTCATCCCTGATTAAATTTAAAGTCCTGTGCCTCACATCATGAACACAGACACTATTAGAAATCAGCAAGAGTACCTGAGTAAAAATCCCATGAGAAAGCATGGCCGCAGAAAGCAGGACCTGCTTTACTTTTGGAAGAAACTGCAGCTCATATTAGACCATTCATCCAGTAGAATTAAATGTCATGAACATAACTGAAAGTAGAACGCAATACATGCTTTGTGCTTCTGAATCAAACACAAGCAAAGCAACTTTAGCAAGACACATGAGGAGAGGCCACGTGCAGTGTCTGCAGCAGACGGCACACAGAGCCCACCACCAGGTTTTTATACAAAGCAAAGAACACCCCAAACGCACAATCACTTATTCCTAATCCTAGCACACATTCAGCTCATTTCAGCCTCAATACAACAGCTTTAAGTCCAGTCAATTTAATATGTGTAGCCCAAAAAAACATCACACTTTAGAGTGTCTTAGCGGAATATGACAACCAATCTTCTAATTTTTTTGTAACATTGTTAATCCATCAGACTCGCCAGACCAAATCAAAATCCAGACTATTGTTTCATTGTAGTTGACTTTTCGTTGCCTGTTGCTGCCTTTGACATTTAAGtcattgttcatgttttttgttggtaGCCTTTTAGATAATCTTGGCACTAAAGCACAAGTCAGGAGTACACATAATCTGCAGTAAATGTCATGAATTTCAtggaaaacattacattttgtcTGCAGATATCCATCTTTATCTTGCTGGTGCAGTTAAAAATTCTGTATCCGTCAATATACACTTACTGAACTGACATCTTTTAAGTACTGAGTATACAGTATGAGAGAGTATGTCCACATGTACAACGTGAAGGGAACTCAAGGGATTGGGGCTGAACAGCTGTGAGCCTCAAGAAAAACACTAATCAATGAGGCTAACTGGGAAAAAAGGCTTTATTTGCTACGGAGCATAAATATTGGACTCTGGAGCAACGAAAGGTCATGTGGTCTGACGAGTCCAGATTTACCCTGTTCCAGAGTGACAGGTAAGGGTAAGAAGAGAGGCAGAAGTGAAACACCCATCATACCCTACTGAACAACCCTGTGGGGGCGATGTTATGATCTGGGTTTGCTGCAGTTGGTCAGGTCCAGGTTCAGCAACAGTAGATGTTTAAAGAATGAGGTCAGCCAACTACCTGAATATACCgaatgaccaggttattccatcaatggattttttctttcctggtgGCATGGCCATATTCCCAGGATTCCCAGAAGGCTTTGCACAGTGGTCATCAATGTAAGATCTTTGTGAAAAATTATTGCaacactggatggaaataaatcttgtgaCATTGGAGTAGCTTATCAAAATAATACCGTGGTGAATGATAGTCgtaatcaaagctaaaggcagtccaacaaaatattaaaatgtgacctttttttggtggcaacttttttttttggccaagcAGTCTATATGAAGAAATCATATTAAGATCAACGCTCAAAGAAAAAACTCAACTTTTGTGATTTGGTTTCTGTGTT is part of the Antennarius striatus isolate MH-2024 chromosome 21, ASM4005453v1, whole genome shotgun sequence genome and encodes:
- the psmc5 gene encoding 26S proteasome regulatory subunit 8, which codes for MDGEGIDHMEMGESKGGSGLRQYYLSKIEELQLTVNDKSQNLRRLQAQRNELNAKVRLLREELQLLQEQGSYVGEVVRVMDKKKVLVKVHPEGKFVVDVDKNIDINDVTPNCRVALRNDSYTLHKILPNKVDPLVSLMMVEKVPDSTYEMIGGLDKQIKEIKEVIELPVKHPELFEALGIAQPKGVLLYGPPGTGKTLLARAVAHHTDCTFIRVSGSELVQKFIGEGARMVRELFVMAREHAPSIIFMDEIDSIGSSRLEGGSGGDSEVQRTMLELLNQLDGFEATKNIKVIMATNRIDILDSALLRPGRIDRKIEFPPPNEEARLDILKIHSRKMNLTRGINLRKIAELMPGASGAEVKGVCTEAGMYALRERRVHVTQEDFEMAVAKVMQKDSEKNMSIKKLWK